The Lutibacter profundi genome includes a region encoding these proteins:
- the hemW gene encoding radical SAM family heme chaperone HemW, which yields MAGIYLHIPFCKQACYYCDFHFSTSLKNKEEMLAAIKKELVFRKKEFEHEKINTIYVGGGTPSLLTAKELESIFSVIYKNYKVVTDAEITLEANPDDLSEKKIKDLAKLPVNRLSIGIQSFFNDDLKFMNRAHTAEESKKSLEIAIRYFDNITIDLIYGVPNMSSKKWLENLKLAFKFGISHISSYALTVEEKTALHSFIQKGKVPPLDENLALEHFKILVSETEKNEFVHYEISNFGKQNYFSKHNTSYWLGEKYMGIGPSAHSFNGSERSWNVSNNAKYVKALTEDKLPNEIEKLSVNNLFNEYIMTGLRTIWGVSYQKVEKDFGKNYLQHLKKNTQPFIKRGLLELAANNTLITTKKGKFLVDGIASDLFKINL from the coding sequence TTGGCAGGAATATATTTACACATACCATTTTGTAAGCAAGCATGCTATTATTGTGATTTTCATTTTTCAACTTCCTTGAAAAATAAAGAAGAGATGTTGGCTGCTATTAAAAAGGAATTAGTATTCAGAAAAAAGGAATTTGAACACGAAAAAATAAACACTATTTATGTTGGAGGAGGAACACCCTCATTGTTAACAGCAAAGGAGTTAGAATCAATATTTTCTGTCATTTATAAAAATTATAAGGTTGTTACTGATGCTGAAATTACTTTGGAAGCAAACCCCGATGACTTATCTGAAAAAAAAATAAAGGATTTGGCGAAGCTACCTGTAAATAGGTTAAGTATAGGTATTCAATCTTTTTTTAATGATGATTTAAAGTTTATGAATAGAGCCCATACAGCTGAAGAATCAAAAAAAAGTTTAGAAATAGCAATTCGCTATTTTGACAATATTACCATTGATTTAATTTACGGAGTACCAAATATGAGTAGTAAAAAATGGTTAGAAAATTTAAAACTAGCATTTAAATTTGGAATTTCTCACATTTCAAGTTATGCGCTAACAGTTGAAGAAAAAACAGCATTACATAGTTTTATACAAAAAGGAAAAGTTCCTCCGCTCGATGAAAATTTAGCTTTAGAGCATTTTAAGATACTTGTTTCAGAAACAGAAAAAAATGAATTTGTACACTATGAAATTTCTAATTTTGGGAAACAAAATTATTTTTCAAAACATAATACCTCATATTGGTTAGGAGAAAAATATATGGGTATTGGCCCTTCTGCACACTCTTTTAATGGTAGTGAAAGGTCTTGGAATGTATCAAACAATGCAAAATATGTAAAAGCACTAACAGAAGATAAATTGCCAAATGAAATTGAAAAACTGTCTGTAAATAATTTATTCAATGAATATATTATGACTGGTTTACGAACCATTTGGGGTGTTTCTTATCAGAAGGTTGAAAAAGATTTTGGCAAAAATTATTTACAACATCTAAAAAAAAATACGCAACCTTTTATTAAAAGAGGTTTGCTTGAATTAGCAGCTAATAACACATTGATTACCACAAAAAAAGGAAAATTTTTAGTAGATGGAATTGCAAGTGATTTGTTTAAAATAAATCTGTAA
- a CDS encoding antibiotic biosynthesis monooxygenase, with product MYTHIVSFKVKEGEGITFVELQKFEELTEAKPAGLDHFHIFKDRNEKNRYFLVEYWNSKEDKDRVESSKEHHLFHEHRKLIIDQKYETYECDVII from the coding sequence ATGTACACACATATTGTATCATTTAAGGTAAAAGAAGGGGAAGGTATTACTTTTGTAGAATTACAGAAATTTGAAGAATTAACAGAAGCAAAACCTGCTGGATTAGATCACTTTCATATTTTTAAAGACAGAAATGAAAAAAACAGATATTTTTTGGTTGAATATTGGAATTCTAAAGAAGATAAAGACAGAGTAGAAAGTTCAAAAGAACATCACCTTTTTCACGAACACAGAAAATTAATTATAGATCAAAAATATGAAACGTATGAGTGTGATGTAATTATCTAA
- the ruvC gene encoding crossover junction endodeoxyribonuclease RuvC has protein sequence MSLEKIILGIDPGTTIMGFGLIKIVNKKMELMQLNELSLKKYSDHYVKLKLIFERTIQLIETYHPDEIAIEAPFFGKNVQSMLKLGRAQGVAMAAGLSREVPITEYSPKKIKMAITGNGNASKEQVAKMLQNLFKIKELPKNLDATDGLAAAVCHFYNSGKVASAKNYTGWEAFVKQNGKRVKK, from the coding sequence TTGAGCTTAGAAAAAATCATATTAGGAATAGATCCAGGAACTACCATTATGGGGTTTGGATTGATTAAGATTGTAAACAAAAAAATGGAATTAATGCAGTTAAATGAGCTGTCATTAAAAAAATACAGTGATCATTACGTGAAGTTAAAATTGATTTTTGAAAGAACCATTCAATTAATTGAAACCTATCATCCAGATGAAATAGCAATAGAAGCACCATTTTTTGGGAAAAATGTACAGTCAATGTTAAAGTTAGGAAGAGCTCAGGGGGTTGCTATGGCTGCAGGTTTATCAAGAGAAGTGCCTATTACAGAGTATTCTCCAAAAAAAATTAAAATGGCCATTACAGGCAATGGTAATGCAAGTAAAGAGCAAGTTGCGAAAATGCTTCAAAATTTATTTAAAATTAAAGAGTTACCTAAAAATTTAGATGCAACAGACGGCTTGGCTGCAGCAGTATGTCATTTCTACAATAGTGGAAAAGTAGCTTCAGCAAAAAACTATACAGGCTGGGAAGCCTTTGTTAAACAAAATGGAAAAAGAGTTAAGAAGTAA
- a CDS encoding lysylphosphatidylglycerol synthase domain-containing protein has product MYNISKKHKDYILLLVKLVIVFGSLYFIYHKLVNNKLLSFSELQQQITVLFSKNIWALLLILLFTDVNWLLETYKWKVIVSVEKKITFFEAFEQSFASLTASLITPNKIGEYGAKALFFKKKYRKKIVLLNFLGNMSQLAVTTFFGFIGITYFLLYFTINIPYFNSKKLVLIIAITIILFLIIKKIRFFKSVKIYVTKISIYLKQIPKVIYVKTIGFALLRYIVFTHQFYFLLKLFSVETNYITLINLLFCMYFIASIIPSLTIFDWAIKGSVAIWVFSFIELNELTIITVTLLMWLLNFAIPALLGSVFIFNFRFVEEK; this is encoded by the coding sequence ATGTACAATATCTCTAAGAAACATAAAGATTATATTCTTTTACTAGTTAAATTAGTAATTGTATTTGGTTCTTTATACTTTATTTATCATAAATTGGTTAATAATAAACTCTTATCATTTTCAGAATTACAGCAACAAATCACAGTATTATTTTCTAAAAACATATGGGCATTACTATTAATACTTTTATTTACTGATGTAAATTGGCTTCTAGAAACATACAAATGGAAAGTAATAGTTTCTGTTGAAAAAAAAATTACTTTTTTTGAGGCTTTTGAACAAAGTTTTGCTTCACTTACAGCCTCTTTAATTACTCCCAATAAAATTGGTGAGTATGGAGCTAAAGCACTCTTTTTTAAAAAGAAATATCGAAAAAAAATTGTTCTCTTAAATTTTCTTGGAAATATGAGTCAGTTAGCTGTCACAACCTTTTTTGGCTTTATTGGAATAACCTATTTTCTACTCTATTTTACTATTAATATTCCTTATTTTAATAGTAAAAAACTAGTGCTAATTATTGCTATAACAATCATTTTATTTTTAATTATAAAAAAAATAAGATTCTTTAAATCTGTTAAAATATATGTAACTAAAATATCTATTTATTTAAAACAAATTCCTAAAGTTATTTACGTTAAAACAATTGGATTTGCTTTATTACGCTATATTGTTTTTACCCATCAATTTTATTTTTTACTAAAACTATTTAGTGTTGAAACTAATTATATCACTTTAATAAACTTACTTTTTTGTATGTATTTTATTGCGTCTATCATTCCTAGTTTAACTATTTTTGATTGGGCTATTAAAGGTTCGGTTGCAATATGGGTTTTTAGCTTTATTGAGCTAAATGAGCTTACTATTATTACAGTTACATTGCTAATGTGGCTTCTTAATTTTGCCATCCCGGCACTTTTAGGAAGTGTTTTTATATTCAATTTTAGATTCGTAGAAGAAAAATGA
- a CDS encoding glycosyltransferase family 2 protein, with protein MIYFLILITIIYLALITSFIIGFNKTETIYLKNITPKNTFSIVIPFRNESHNLPKLLQSLSTINYPKSLFEIILVNDHSTDNFKPIITDFEAKYPTVNLKLINNFIKSNSPKKDAINTAIEQSDFEWIVTTDADCIVPTNWLLAFNQFILEKKPLFISAPVKFIEQHSFLFYFQNLNFISLVGSTIGGFGIQKPFMCNGANLCYRKAIFSKVNGFEGATKIASGDDVFLLEKIHQLFPHKALFLKSTDSIVQTSAENNLKSFFNQQIRWASKTTAYKYNFTKFIGITIFLLNFVLVSLLITAVIKPTLWKYLFLLFFIKLCIDFILIYKTSLFLKTQKKIKYYLVISLLYPFFVVFIGITSFFKNYEWKGRVFKN; from the coding sequence ATGATATACTTTTTAATTTTAATAACTATAATTTATTTAGCATTAATTACATCATTCATTATTGGATTTAATAAAACTGAAACTATTTACCTTAAAAATATCACACCTAAAAATACATTTTCAATTGTAATTCCATTTAGAAATGAAAGTCACAACCTCCCTAAGTTGCTGCAATCACTCTCTACTATTAATTACCCCAAAAGTTTATTTGAAATTATTTTAGTAAATGACCATTCTACAGATAATTTTAAGCCTATTATTACTGATTTTGAAGCAAAATACCCTACTGTAAATTTAAAGTTAATCAACAATTTTATAAAATCAAATTCTCCTAAAAAAGACGCTATAAATACAGCCATTGAGCAATCTGATTTTGAGTGGATTGTAACCACCGATGCCGATTGTATTGTACCAACAAATTGGCTACTAGCATTTAACCAATTTATTTTAGAAAAAAAACCATTATTTATTAGCGCTCCAGTAAAATTTATAGAACAACATTCTTTTCTTTTCTATTTTCAAAATTTAAATTTCATAAGTTTAGTAGGAAGCACCATTGGAGGTTTTGGCATTCAAAAACCCTTTATGTGCAATGGTGCCAATTTATGTTACCGCAAAGCTATATTTAGTAAAGTTAACGGATTTGAAGGCGCTACAAAAATAGCAAGTGGTGATGATGTTTTTTTGTTAGAAAAGATACATCAATTATTTCCACATAAAGCCCTGTTTTTAAAATCTACAGATTCCATTGTGCAAACTAGTGCTGAAAATAACTTAAAATCATTCTTCAATCAACAAATAAGATGGGCTTCAAAAACTACAGCTTACAAATATAATTTTACGAAATTTATTGGTATCACCATATTTTTATTAAATTTTGTTCTGGTTTCACTACTAATTACCGCCGTTATAAAACCAACTCTTTGGAAGTATTTATTTCTTTTATTTTTTATAAAATTATGTATTGATTTTATATTAATTTACAAGACCTCTTTATTTTTAAAAACTCAAAAAAAAATAAAATACTACCTCGTAATATCTTTGTTGTATCCATTTTTTGTAGTTTTTATAGGAATAACTTCCTTCTTCAAAAATTATGAGTGGAAAGGTAGAGTTTTTAAGAATTAA
- the mnmD gene encoding tRNA (5-methylaminomethyl-2-thiouridine)(34)-methyltransferase MnmD encodes MDRKIIITNDGSTTIHLPEWDEQYHSKYGAIQEAKHVFIKNGLSLFSNDVISILEIGFGTGLNSFVTFLECERRDLTVDYVGVEAYPILTKEIEQLNYVSALKADNFSAIFAKMHQQEWELKNTISEKFSLTKRKQFFNEITDDNCYNLIYFDAFGARVQPELWTEDIFKIMYKALRKGGVLVTYSAKGSVRRAMQSVGFVVERLAGPPGKREMLRATK; translated from the coding sequence TTGGACAGAAAAATAATTATTACAAATGATGGTTCTACTACTATTCATTTACCTGAATGGGATGAACAGTATCATTCAAAGTATGGAGCAATACAGGAAGCTAAGCATGTTTTTATTAAAAACGGATTGTCTCTTTTTTCAAACGATGTAATTTCAATTTTGGAAATAGGTTTTGGTACAGGTTTGAATAGTTTTGTTACTTTTTTAGAGTGTGAGAGAAGAGATTTAACAGTAGATTATGTTGGAGTAGAGGCTTACCCTATTTTAACTAAAGAAATTGAACAATTAAATTATGTTTCAGCATTGAAAGCTGATAATTTTAGTGCTATTTTTGCAAAAATGCACCAACAAGAGTGGGAACTGAAAAATACGATTTCGGAAAAATTTTCATTGACTAAACGGAAACAGTTTTTTAATGAAATAACTGATGACAATTGTTATAATTTAATTTACTTTGATGCTTTTGGAGCAAGAGTACAACCTGAATTATGGACAGAGGATATATTTAAAATAATGTATAAAGCATTGAGAAAAGGTGGTGTTTTGGTAACATATAGTGCTAAAGGTAGTGTTAGAAGAGCTATGCAATCGGTTGGATTTGTAGTCGAAAGATTGGCTGGTCCTCCTGGAAAAAGAGAAATGCTTAGAGCTACAAAATAA
- a CDS encoding branched-chain amino acid aminotransferase — protein MALHIEKIAKSRISEVDFNNLQFGHEFTDHMFECDFEDGEWQNPVIKPYQPILFDPSAKVFHYGQAVFEGMKAYKDDDDKIWLFRPEQNQERINISAERLDMPSFPKDLFFEGLTTLLKIDSEWIQKGEGNSLYIRPFIIATEHGISASASNRYKFMIICSPVQAYYAGEVRVVIADKYSRSANGGVGYAKAAGNYAGSFYPARLAREKGFQQVVWTDSCTHEYLEEAGVMNVFFRINNTLLTAPTSDRILDGITRKSIIQFLESEGIDIEVRPIKVTEIVEAARKGELLEMFGAGTAAVVSPILGFSHQGENFELPKVENSYASFIKKSITAIQQNKAEDKFGWRYEVK, from the coding sequence ATGGCTTTACACATTGAAAAAATAGCAAAATCTAGAATTTCTGAAGTTGATTTTAACAATTTACAATTTGGTCATGAGTTTACAGACCATATGTTTGAGTGTGATTTTGAAGATGGCGAATGGCAAAATCCTGTAATTAAACCTTATCAACCTATTCTTTTCGACCCATCTGCAAAGGTATTTCATTATGGTCAAGCAGTTTTTGAAGGAATGAAAGCTTATAAGGATGACGATGATAAAATTTGGTTATTTAGACCTGAACAAAATCAAGAACGTATAAATATTTCGGCTGAAAGGCTGGATATGCCCAGTTTTCCAAAAGATTTATTCTTTGAAGGATTAACAACTTTATTGAAAATTGACAGTGAATGGATTCAAAAAGGAGAAGGAAATTCACTTTATATTAGACCATTTATAATTGCTACAGAGCATGGCATTTCAGCATCGGCTTCTAACAGGTATAAATTTATGATTATTTGTTCACCCGTACAAGCTTATTATGCAGGTGAAGTGAGAGTGGTAATAGCCGATAAATACAGTAGATCTGCAAATGGTGGGGTTGGCTACGCTAAAGCTGCTGGTAATTATGCAGGCTCATTTTACCCAGCCAGACTGGCTCGAGAAAAAGGATTTCAACAAGTTGTTTGGACAGATTCATGTACTCATGAATATTTAGAAGAAGCAGGTGTTATGAACGTATTTTTTAGAATAAATAACACACTGCTAACGGCACCAACTAGTGATAGAATTTTAGATGGAATTACTAGAAAAAGTATCATCCAATTTTTAGAAAGTGAAGGTATTGATATTGAAGTTAGACCTATAAAAGTAACCGAAATTGTAGAAGCTGCTCGCAAAGGTGAATTATTAGAAATGTTTGGAGCAGGTACTGCTGCTGTGGTAAGTCCTATTTTAGGTTTTTCCCATCAAGGTGAAAATTTTGAATTGCCTAAAGTTGAAAATAGTTATGCTAGCTTTATTAAAAAAAGCATTACGGCTATACAGCAAAACAAAGCTGAAGATAAATTTGGATGGAGATACGAAGTGAAATAA
- the nadA gene encoding quinolinate synthase NadA, with amino-acid sequence MTILEKAKEELKQKGFLDIEPPKSINYIKEIKKLRKKKNAVILAHYYQEDAIQDIADFVGDSLALAQQAAKTDADIIVFAGVHFMAETAKILNPSKKVLLPDLKAGCSLADSCPPNEFAAFKKKHPNHIVVSYVNTSAEIKALTDIVCTSSNAEKIINSIPKDQSIIFAPDRNLGSWLIKKTGRDMLLWDGACMVHEAFSIEKILDLYAKNPDAEIIAHPESQAHLLKVAKYVGSTSGLLSYVQKSKAKTFIVATEVGILHKMRQLVPNKILIPAPVDDDNCNCSECFYMKMNTMKKLYLCLKYELPSVEVNATLSKKALVSIERMLELSK; translated from the coding sequence ATGACAATACTAGAAAAAGCTAAAGAAGAGCTTAAACAAAAAGGTTTTTTAGATATAGAACCTCCTAAAAGTATTAACTACATTAAAGAAATAAAAAAATTACGTAAAAAAAAGAATGCCGTCATTCTTGCTCATTACTACCAAGAAGATGCCATACAAGATATTGCAGATTTTGTTGGTGACAGTTTGGCTTTAGCCCAACAAGCAGCAAAAACCGATGCAGATATTATTGTTTTTGCTGGAGTCCATTTTATGGCAGAAACTGCTAAAATATTAAACCCTTCTAAAAAAGTTTTATTACCCGATTTAAAAGCAGGATGCTCATTGGCTGATTCTTGTCCGCCAAATGAATTTGCCGCTTTCAAAAAAAAACACCCAAACCATATCGTAGTTTCTTATGTGAATACATCCGCAGAAATTAAAGCTTTAACTGATATTGTTTGTACATCTTCAAATGCTGAAAAAATTATTAATTCTATTCCAAAAGATCAATCTATAATTTTTGCCCCAGATAGAAATTTAGGAAGCTGGTTAATTAAAAAAACAGGTAGAGATATGCTACTTTGGGATGGTGCCTGTATGGTACACGAAGCTTTTTCTATTGAAAAAATATTAGACTTGTATGCTAAAAATCCAGATGCTGAAATTATTGCACATCCTGAATCTCAAGCACATTTATTAAAAGTTGCCAAATATGTTGGTTCAACTTCTGGACTGCTAAGTTATGTACAAAAAAGCAAGGCAAAAACATTTATTGTAGCTACTGAAGTTGGTATTTTACACAAAATGCGCCAATTAGTTCCTAATAAAATTTTAATTCCTGCTCCTGTTGATGATGATAATTGTAACTGCAGTGAGTGTTTTTATATGAAAATGAATACTATGAAAAAATTGTATTTATGTTTAAAATACGAATTACCTAGTGTTGAAGTGAATGCAACATTAAGTAAAAAAGCATTGGTTTCCATAGAGCGAATGTTGGAGCTTTCTAAATAA
- the nadB gene encoding L-aspartate oxidase: MHKTDFLIIGSGIAGLSFALKIASHFKNASITIVTKSEKNECNTKYAQGGIATVWNKTVDSFEQHIKDTLVAGDGLCDEGVVKMVIEEAPERILELIEWGTNFDKNKEQFSLGREGGHSQFRILHHKDITGAEIERALIEQVEKNENIHFLEHHFAIDLITEHQVTKKRITRKEKTTCYGAYVLDEYKNIVKTFAAKVTMLATGGNGQVYSTTTNPIVATGDGIAMAYRAKAEISEVEFIQFHPTALYNPGEYPAFLISEAVRGEGAILRDYFGERFMQKYDEREELASRDIVARAIDSELKKSGSPHVYLDCTHIPYEKFKKHFPNITEKCLSIGIDVREDYIPVSPAQHYICGGVSISKKAKTSIKNLYASGEVTRSGLHGANRLASNSLLEGLVFSHNAFKNLTKRFPKIELPNHIPEWNDSGVVKNMEKILITHDRNEVKTIMSNYVGIVRSNERLLRAEKRLLNLYEDNKRLYNHSELSVDLCELRNLITTAYLITQFSKNRKENRGGFYNADLMRLSKKCHSECK; encoded by the coding sequence ATACATAAAACCGATTTTTTAATAATTGGTTCAGGAATTGCAGGATTATCATTTGCTTTAAAAATTGCTAGTCATTTTAAAAACGCTTCAATAACAATAGTTACAAAAAGTGAAAAAAATGAGTGTAATACAAAATATGCCCAAGGAGGAATTGCAACTGTATGGAACAAAACTGTAGATTCATTTGAACAACATATTAAAGATACACTAGTTGCAGGAGATGGTCTTTGTGATGAGGGAGTTGTTAAAATGGTTATAGAAGAAGCTCCGGAAAGAATTTTAGAACTTATAGAATGGGGGACTAACTTTGATAAAAATAAAGAACAATTCTCATTAGGAAGAGAAGGTGGGCATTCCCAATTTAGAATTTTACACCATAAAGATATCACGGGTGCAGAAATTGAAAGAGCCTTAATTGAACAAGTTGAAAAAAATGAGAATATTCATTTTTTAGAACATCATTTTGCTATTGATCTTATTACTGAACATCAAGTCACAAAAAAAAGAATTACTAGAAAAGAAAAAACAACTTGTTATGGTGCTTATGTTTTAGATGAATATAAAAATATTGTGAAAACATTTGCCGCCAAAGTTACGATGTTGGCAACAGGAGGAAACGGACAAGTATACAGCACAACAACAAACCCTATTGTTGCAACTGGTGATGGTATTGCTATGGCATACAGAGCAAAAGCTGAAATTTCTGAGGTAGAATTCATTCAATTTCACCCCACAGCGTTGTATAATCCTGGAGAATACCCTGCTTTTTTAATTTCAGAGGCTGTACGTGGCGAGGGTGCTATTTTGAGAGATTATTTTGGTGAACGCTTTATGCAAAAATACGATGAACGCGAAGAATTAGCCTCACGTGATATTGTTGCAAGAGCCATTGATAGTGAACTAAAAAAGAGTGGTTCTCCTCATGTTTATTTAGATTGCACACATATACCCTACGAAAAATTTAAAAAGCATTTTCCAAATATTACAGAAAAATGCTTGAGTATAGGTATTGATGTTAGAGAAGATTATATTCCTGTATCTCCTGCGCAACATTATATTTGTGGCGGTGTTAGTATTAGTAAAAAAGCTAAAACTTCTATAAAAAATTTGTATGCGTCTGGTGAAGTTACAAGATCAGGTCTTCACGGAGCAAATAGACTTGCTTCCAATTCTTTATTAGAAGGTCTTGTTTTTTCTCACAATGCATTTAAAAATTTAACGAAAAGGTTTCCTAAAATTGAATTACCAAATCATATTCCCGAATGGAATGATAGCGGCGTTGTGAAAAATATGGAGAAAATTTTAATTACACATGATAGAAATGAAGTTAAAACAATTATGAGTAATTATGTAGGAATAGTTCGGTCAAATGAACGGTTATTACGTGCTGAAAAAAGATTACTTAATTTATACGAAGACAATAAGCGATTGTATAATCATTCTGAACTTTCCGTTGATTTGTGTGAATTGCGAAATTTAATAACTACCGCTTACTTAATTACGCAGTTTTCAAAAAATAGAAAAGAAAACAGAGGGGGTTTTTACAATGCAGATTTAATGAGGCTGTCTAAAAAGTGTCATTCTGAATGTAAATGA
- a CDS encoding nucleoside triphosphate pyrophosphohydrolase family protein: MKNKLKAVQEFHEAFGLGIQHEPIANLSDSKLKLRFDLMAEENEEYLEAAKNNDLVEVADALGDMLYILCGTILEHGMQHKIETVFNEIQRSNMSKLGVNGEPIYREDGKVMKGPNYFKPKIKEILDQKP; this comes from the coding sequence ATGAAAAATAAATTAAAAGCAGTGCAAGAATTTCATGAAGCATTTGGATTAGGAATTCAACACGAACCAATTGCAAACTTATCAGATAGTAAATTAAAATTACGATTTGATTTAATGGCAGAAGAGAATGAAGAATATTTAGAAGCAGCTAAAAATAATGACCTTGTTGAGGTGGCAGATGCTTTAGGAGATATGTTATATATTTTATGTGGCACTATTTTAGAGCACGGAATGCAACACAAAATAGAGACCGTTTTTAATGAAATACAACGTAGTAATATGAGTAAATTAGGAGTAAATGGTGAGCCAATTTACCGAGAGGATGGTAAAGTTATGAAAGGCCCAAATTATTTTAAACCAAAAATTAAAGAGATTTTAGATCAAAAACCTTAA
- a CDS encoding SDR family NAD(P)-dependent oxidoreductase, producing the protein MMKNALIIGATSGIGKELAKLLVADNYKVVITGRREKLLQQIKETNPNKYIVKIQDITNLKSCEVLFSELENELKTIDLIVFSSGVGNPNYKLEWDKEFPILQTNVIAATKIYGLAYNLFRKQGYGHLVGISSIASIRGNRHVPAYFASKAFQANYLESLWMKGKRSKANIIVTDIQPGFVDTSMAIGKTFWMSTTEKATKQIYRAIKKKKKKAYITKRWWLVALLLKNVPSLLLQKFL; encoded by the coding sequence ATGATGAAAAACGCATTAATTATTGGAGCAACTTCAGGAATTGGAAAAGAACTTGCTAAATTATTAGTAGCTGATAATTATAAAGTTGTAATTACTGGCAGAAGAGAAAAATTATTACAGCAAATTAAAGAAACAAATCCCAATAAATACATAGTTAAAATACAGGATATTACAAATTTAAAATCGTGTGAAGTACTGTTTTCTGAGTTGGAAAATGAGTTAAAAACAATCGATTTAATTGTATTTAGTTCAGGCGTAGGAAATCCAAATTACAAATTAGAATGGGATAAAGAATTTCCAATACTACAAACCAATGTAATTGCTGCAACTAAAATTTATGGATTAGCATATAACTTGTTTAGAAAACAAGGGTATGGGCATTTGGTAGGGATTTCATCAATTGCTTCAATTAGAGGCAATCGTCATGTGCCAGCGTATTTTGCTTCAAAAGCCTTTCAGGCAAATTATTTAGAGTCACTTTGGATGAAAGGAAAAAGGAGTAAAGCGAATATTATAGTAACAGATATTCAACCCGGATTTGTAGATACTTCCATGGCAATAGGAAAAACATTTTGGATGTCAACTACAGAAAAAGCGACAAAACAAATTTATAGAGCAATAAAAAAGAAAAAGAAGAAAGCTTATATAACCAAACGCTGGTGGCTAGTTGCATTGCTATTAAAAAATGTTCCTTCGTTATTATTACAGAAGTTTTTATAA
- a CDS encoding cation diffusion facilitator family transporter, protein MSKNQTAIKASYFSIVGNILLAIIKGLAGVLGNSYALIADAIESTTDIFASILVLLGLKYANKPADKNHPYGHGKAEPLVTFLVVGFLVTSATIIVYEGIIHLGKPRELPKPWTLIILGIIIIWKEISYRFVVKKSIETNSSSLKADAWHHRSDAITSVTAFIGISLALLFGEAFKNADIYAAFFAAVFILYNSYLIFRPALGEIMDENLHDDLITEIRKISLTVEGILDTEKCLIRKSGMKYHVDLHAVVDGTITVEEGHELAHKLKDKLKSTIESIGDVLIHIEPN, encoded by the coding sequence ATGAGTAAAAACCAGACAGCCATAAAGGCCTCTTATTTTAGTATTGTTGGAAATATTCTTTTAGCAATTATTAAGGGTTTGGCAGGTGTTTTAGGGAATTCATATGCTTTAATTGCAGATGCAATTGAATCTACCACAGATATTTTTGCTTCAATTTTGGTGTTATTGGGTTTAAAATATGCTAATAAACCTGCCGATAAAAACCATCCTTATGGTCATGGAAAGGCAGAGCCTTTAGTTACATTTTTGGTAGTTGGGTTTTTAGTTACTTCAGCAACCATAATTGTATATGAAGGAATTATCCACCTTGGTAAGCCACGTGAATTACCAAAACCATGGACACTAATAATTTTAGGAATTATAATTATTTGGAAAGAGATATCCTATCGCTTTGTTGTAAAAAAAAGTATTGAAACCAATAGCTCTTCTTTAAAAGCCGATGCTTGGCATCATAGAAGTGATGCAATTACTTCAGTAACTGCATTTATAGGGATTTCTTTGGCGCTTTTATTTGGGGAAGCATTTAAAAATGCAGATATATATGCCGCATTTTTTGCTGCAGTATTTATTTTGTACAACAGTTATTTAATTTTTAGACCTGCTTTAGGTGAAATAATGGATGAAAATTTGCACGATGATTTAATAACCGAAATACGTAAAATATCTTTAACAGTTGAAGGAATTTTAGATACTGAAAAATGTTTAATTCGTAAATCAGGAATGAAATACCATGTTGATTTACACGCTGTTGTTGATGGTACCATTACTGTTGAAGAAGGTCATGAATTAGCCCATAAACTTAAAGACAAATTAAAATCAACAATTGAAAGTATAGGTGATGTTCTAATTCATATAGAACCTAACTAA